The following coding sequences are from one Nicotiana tomentosiformis chromosome 3, ASM39032v3, whole genome shotgun sequence window:
- the LOC138907835 gene encoding uncharacterized protein, protein MDEVSSFCAKHDNLVPKMEELYIPGKSNHRPFSVTYSHHLRVELFYAIIDLQLLEFNSRFDVVSSNLLLVMVSLNLANSFSNFDKERIMALAKYYPDEFAELKLRDLSCQLDTFIWHMQHGDPRFSDLKGIGDLAKVLVEAYLVETYSLVYLLVKLTLILPVATATVERAFSSMK, encoded by the coding sequence ATGGATGAAGTATCTTCATTTTGTGCAAAACATGATAATTTGGTGCCTAAGATGGAAGAATTATATATTCCTGGAAAGTCGAATCATAGGCCTTTTAGTGTTACTTATTCACATCACTTACGTGTTGAGCTTTTTTATGCTATAATTGATTTGCAACTTCTGGAGTTTAatagtcgttttgatgttgtgaGTAGTAACTTGCTTCTTGTTATGGTTAGCTTGAATCTGGCTAACTCATTTTCTAATTTTGATAAGGAAAGAATAATGGCATTGGCTAAGTATTATCCCGATGAGTTTGCTGAATTGAAACTTCGAGATCTTAGTTGCCAACTTGACACTTTCATATGGCACATGCAACATGGTGACCCTAGGTTCTCTGATTTGAAAGGAATTGGTGATTTGGCAAAAGTATTAGTTGAGGCATATCTTGTGGAGACTTATTCACTTGTTTATTTGCTTGTGAAATTGACTTTAATTTTACCTGTCGCAACTGCAACAGTAGAAAGAGCATTCTCATCCATGAAGTAG
- the LOC138907836 gene encoding uncharacterized protein encodes MSLALRYVDKKGQVNEPFIGLVRVTDTSAMSLKEASGEVQSEKGLNQERGLQRPGDIRWGSHCKILDNFVVLVSSIVHVLRVIECEGDVNDRLQAEAFFSQIKEFEFVFLLHLMLKVFIMLNELSKALQKKEQNIVNAMVFLDITKERLQEMRDKRWE; translated from the exons ATGTCCCTTGCTTTACGGTATGTTGACAAAAAAGGCCAAGTGAACGAGCCATTTATTGGTCTTGTTCGCGTTACTGATACATCTGCCATGTCGTTGAAAGAAGCA AGTGGTGAAGTTCAAAGTGAGAAAGGATTAAATCAAGAGCGAGGGCTTCAAAGGCCAGGTGACATTCGTTGGGGATCACATTGTAAAATATTGGATAACTTTGTTGTTTTAGTTTCTTCTATTGTTCATGTACTTAGGGTGATTGAATGTGAAGGTGATGTTAATGATAGGTTGCAAGCAGAAGCATTTTTTAGTCAAATTAAAGAATTTGAATTTGTTTTTTTGCTTCActtaatgttgaaagtgtttATAATGTTAAACGAGTTGAGCAAAGCTTTACAGAAGAAAGAGCAAAATATTGTCAATGCCATGGTATTTCTTGACATCACAAAGGAAAGGTTGCAAGAAATGAGAGATAAAAGATGGGAATGA